TAGTAGTTGAGGAGTTCTGTAGATAGATTGGCATTAATTTTCATTTATTATATAAAAAATATTTGAGGCAGTGTAAGTGAATATAGATGAAATTTTGGCTGGGTTTGAAATCTATGATGGTGAATATAAGCACGAACATGTTGAAGCTGCTTTAAGCCACAAAGAAGAAATCACTCCTCATCTCATTGGCATTCTTGAAAAAGTCAGAGAAGATCCACAAAAATATGCAGAAGATGTTGATTATTTTTCTTATACCTATGCCTTGATGCTGCTTGGGCATTTTAAGGAACCTAAAGCTCATCAGGTAATTGTTGATTTGTTTAGTTTACCAGATCCTCTTCCAGACGATCTGTTTGGCGATACAACCACAGAAGATTTGCCAGTCATTTTGCTGCGAACTTGTGGAGGTTCGCTTGAAGGAATTAAAAGTCTTATTCTAAATAAAAATGCCTATGAATTTAGTCGTGGTTCAGCACTTACTGCAATGGTATATGCTGTGGTTGAAGGTCTAATTACCAGAGAAGATGCGTTGGCTTTCTTTGGTGGATTGCTCACGGGTGATGAGGCTCCTGAAGGTTCATGTTTTCATAGTCAACTAGTTTGTGATATCTGCGACCTTTATCCTGAAGAGTTGATGGATCAGATTAAGGAAGCTTTTGACAGGGGACTAATTGAAGAGATGTGGATCGATCTTGAAACAATTCAGAAGATATTGGAGGAAGACGATGTTGAAAAATGTTTTGCTCGGCTCAGAGAAAATCTATCGAGAAAATCATTAGATGATTTCCATGAAAGTATGTCATGGTGGGCATGTTTTAATCCAGAAGAAATCGAAGAGCCAGTTTTTTCTAAACCATACACCCCTCAATTTTGGGAGCAGCCAAAAACTAAATCCAAAAAGAAAAAAGCATTTTGGGAGCTATAACCATAAGCTTCTAGGTACATAACTATCGCCTTCCACGCGATCGCTAATAACTTGTTCGATCTATTATTGAGTCTATCTTAGATTCGCGCTAAGCCGAAAGGAGCGTATACATCAATGAATAAAGGCAGATTAGAGGCATTTAGTGATGGCGTGATTGCCATTATTATCACCATCATGGTGTTAGAACTAAAAGTTCCCCATGAAGTAGACTTGGCAGCACTACGTCCATTAATTCCAGTATTTCTGAGCTATGTACTCAGTTTTATTTATTTAGGAATCTATTGGAACAATCACCACCACATGTTACAGGCAGTTAGACAAGTCAATGGAAATATCTTGTGGGCTAACATGCATCTTTTGTTCTGGCTATCGCTAATCCCCTTTGTCACCGCATGGACAGGCGAGAGCCTCTTTGCGACTGTACCAGTTGCGGTCTATGGTGTCGTACTTCTAATGTCAGGGCTCGCCTATTACATTCTTAGTCGTGTGCTTGTTTCTTATCATGGTAAAGAATCCACACTAGCGATCGCGATCGGCAGAGATTTTAAAGGCAAGATATCCATAGTGATTTATGCTGTAGCGGTTCTACTTTCCTTAGTCAATTCTTGGTTAGCTTTCTTGTTATACGTTTCAGTGGCGATCATGTGGCTAATTCCTGATCGCCGCATTGAAAAGACGATGAGTTCCTAAGTAAATCAATGAGAAGTAGTGCAAGGCACTACTTCTCATTGATTTACTTAGCTTCCATCCAGTTTTTGCCAGTATGAATATCTACTTCTAGCTTTACCGAAAGCTCTAAAGCTGATTCCATCGCTGCTTTAATTTTGGGTTGCAGTTCTGAAACTTCATCTGGTGGAACTTCAAATACAAGTTCATCATGGACTTGTAAAAGTAGCTTTGCCTGATACCCAGACAAAAGTTCATTCACCCGTAACATGGCAACCTTGATAATATCGGCACTAGTTCCTTGTATTGGCGCATTAACAGCCGATCGCAATAGCGCCGCCTTTTGATAGCCACCGATCTGACTTAGTCCGCGAAAATAGCGCCGCCTACCTAATATTGTTTTCACATAGCCATCGCGTTCTGCCTCTGCTTCGACACTTTGCATATAACTAGAAATCTTTTCGTAGCGCTGATTGAACTTATCAATAAATTGCTTGGCTACTTTTACAGGCACACCGATATCACGGCTAAATTTCTGTGCTCCCATACCGTAAATCACGCCATAATTGATGATTTTCGCTAGACGACGCTCATCGCTAGTTACTTCTTCTTTCTCTAATAGAAGTTGCGCTGTAACAGTATGTACATCTTCACCAGCATTAAATGCTCTCATCAATTCAGGCTCTTGACTTAAATGAGCAAGAATCCGCAGTTCAATTTGCGAATAATCTGCCGCCATTAATATCCAATCTTCTTTTGGCAAAAAGCCTGCTCTAATCCGCTTGCTAAAGGCAGTACGAATGGGAATATTTTGTAAGTTAGGATTAGAACTACTCAAACGTCCAGTCGAAGCGACAGTTTGATTAAAATCAGTATGTACTCGCCCAGTCTTGGGTTGAATCAGCGATGGTAAAGCGTCAACATAAGTGGATTTGAGTTTAGCAAGGGTGCGATTTTCGAGAATGGTATCAATCAGAGGCTCACCTTCTAATTTATTAAGTACAGTAACATCAGTAGAGAATCCAGTCTTACTTTTGCGAGATGCCTTCTCAAATTTGCCGCCAAGTTTGTCCAATAAAATCTCGCTCAATTGCTTAGGTGAATTGAGATTAAATTCTTTGCCAGCTTGGGCATAAGCTGCGATCGCAAGAGCATCCAAATCCTTCTCTAATTCCAAGGAAAAAGCACTCAAAAACTCTCTGTCGATCCTAATCCCACGCCATTCCATCTCGGCAAGAATCGGCTCTAAAGCCATTTCCACATTTTGAAATAAATCCCAAAGCTCAGGTATTGCGGTTAGTTGTGCTTGCAAAATAGGCACAAGGTGATAGGTAAGATAGGTATCCATCCCGCAATATTGAGCAACCAAAGGGATGGCAATTTCTGCGATCGATTTGCGCTTACCGACTAACGTTTTATAACTAACAGTGCGAATCTGGAGCAAGTCCATCGCCATATCATCCAGCTTATGACTTGCTTCTGGATCGATCACATAACTAGCAATCATCGTATCGAATACCACACCTGCTAGCTCAATCCCCGCCGCCTTAAACATCAAGCGATCGAACTTGGCATTCTGTAAATATTTCGGATGACTAACATCTTCAAGAATAGGTCGAAGAATCTCTCTAACCTCTTCCCATTTGAGATTTTGTCCTTCACTATGACTTAAAGGAATATAGGCAACCTCACTAATCGAATCGCCCCAACAACAACCAATTCCTACTAATTCGGCTTCAAAGGGATTTAGTGCCGAGGTTTCCGTATCCCAAGCCACGGGCTGTTTAGTACTGCGAAGAGTTTCCACTAATTGCTCTAACTTCGCGATCGCATCAATTATCTGTACATCTAACTTTAACGACGCTGAAGCTGCGATCGCCTGATCAGCCTCCTGTTTGGCAAAGTCAAACCATAACTCCTCATCTTCGTTGTTATCCTGATTTTGAGAGGAATCAGTATTTGTCTCTTTGCTCTTTGAGACAGGGGCTGAGATTGAAGGCTTCTTCTCAAAATTGCCCGACAACTTGGCATGAATCTGATCGACTCTATTCACAAAAGCCTTCAACTCAAGCTCTTCTAATAAAGGAATTACTTCGGCAGTATCAAAACCCGTTAATTCACAATCTGCGATCGCCATCGGCAGCGGCACATCAGTTTTGATCGTTGCCATAAATTGCGAATGTTTAGCAGCTTCAATCCCTTGCTCTAGCTTAGTTTTAATTGCTCCCTTCATCTTTGGTATAGCTGCTAAAACGTTCTCTAAGCTGCCATATTCCTCGATTAACTTAATCGCCGTTTTCTCGCCAATACCCCGCACTCCAGGGATATTATCAGAAGCATCACCACAAAGTGCTTTATAGTCCACGACTTGCGTAGGTAAAACCCCTAAACGCTCTTTTACCTGATCAGCATGATATTCAACAATCTTATCTTTTTGTCCGATATTTAGCACCGAGATACGTTTATCAATATCAATCAATTGAAACAAATCGCGATCGCCACTTAATATCTTAACTGTGTAACCCTCAGCACTCGCCGCCTGTGAGAGAGTTCCCAATACATCATCCGCCTCAAAACCAGCTTGGGTAATTGCAGGCAGATTCATCGCTGCTAAAACCCTTTGTAAGTTCTGCATATCAGGAATAAAACTTTCAGGAGTTTCGGAACGATTTGCTTTGTAAGTATCGTCTATCTCATGGCGAAATGTGGGTACGGCAAGATCAAATGCGATCGCAACAGCCGCAGGTTTTTCGCGATCGAGCATTTCGATCAATGCTTTCAAGAAGCCAAAACAGATACTAGTGGGGATTCCTGTCGAGGTGCGCAAGCCGCCTTCTGGCTGTTTACCAAAGGCATAAAAGGCTCTGAAGGCAAGGGAATGTCCGTCAACGAGTAAAAATGTGGGATGGTTTTGTGCGCTTGAAGTCATGATGCTTGTTTTAAAGTTTTAGCGATCGCTAGTCTTAGGTTAACCGATTGCTGATTATAGTGCGATCGCTACCAAATTGTTTCTACATGCGGATAATTCAAAATCTTGGCATCACAGGTCACGAGTGGAATTTGATATCGTCTAGAGATCGCCACCAAGATTCTATCAGCAGGATCTTTATGAAATGGCTCTGGTAAAAGACTACTAGCGATCGCATCTAATGGATCTAAAGGTTCAACAATGATTCCTGAATGGCTTTTGGCTAATTGATACCATTCATCGATAGGAAGAGGTATGTCTAATTTGCCAAGACTGGCTTTAAAAGCAATTTCCCATACAGAAATAGCTGAAACCAATAAGCCATCACGATCTTCTTCGATAGAAATTGCTGCTTGTGCTTTTTCTGATAGTTGGCTGGGATTGTGCAGTAACCATAGCCAAACATGGGTATCGAGTAAAATCATTCGCTTAGTGCTTCCCAGAGATCGGACATTGGTTCGTCAAAGTCAGCAGAGATCTTAATTGGCATTCCTCGAAGTGGGTAATGTTTAATCCGAGAGGCAGTATAGGGAACGATTTTGGCGAGGGGAATTCCATTGCGAGTGATCACAATTTCAGATTGGTTGACTGAAACTTCGTTAACAATTGCAGCAAGGGAAGGGTTAACTTCTTGGACGTTCAGATATTTCATACCTGTTTTGGGGTGAACCCGATTGGGTAGATTTGCTAGGTTGAGGTTTAGTTTAATTTTAGCTAGTCTCTAGTGTTTGATGTTGATGCGATAGCCAATAACATGACCATTTTGAGGCTACCTAAAGTTTTTATGTCACAATATTTTTGTGGTTAGGGCGATGGTAAATTCAAGATGCAGCCTGATGAAAATTTCTGGAAAAAATGTGAAGGCGAACAAATAGCCAACGCATACGAACTTGAACAGTTATTGGGCTGTGGGGCTTTTGGTGGTGTGTTTCGAGCCGTGCAGATTGCTAATGGTAAAAGGCTAAATAAGCGGGTGGCGGTAAAGCTGATGCTTTCTGGCACGATTCAGCTAGAGGAGCTAAATTTTGCCCTTGATTTGCCGTCTCATCAAAATCTGGTACAGCATTTCGCGGGTAATAATGTGGAGATTCGCGGTTTTCCGATGTTCTATTTGGTCATGGAGTTGGCAGATTGCTCTCTGGCAGATTTTGTGAAAAAACGGGGTGGTCGGATTTCTTCGGTGGAGGCTAAGGCAATTGTGCGGGATATTGCTCAGGGCTTGAAATTTTTGCATGAGCTTGATGTTGGTAATTCTCAAGACAAGAGATATGTGCATCGCGATCTCAAGTTGTTGAATGTTTTACAGGTGGGTGGTATTTGGAAAATTGCTGATTTTGG
This window of the Pseudanabaena sp. BC1403 genome carries:
- a CDS encoding type II toxin-antitoxin system VapC family toxin; translated protein: MILLDTHVWLWLLHNPSQLSEKAQAAISIEEDRDGLLVSAISVWEIAFKASLGKLDIPLPIDEWYQLAKSHSGIIVEPLDPLDAIASSLLPEPFHKDPADRILVAISRRYQIPLVTCDAKILNYPHVETIW
- a CDS encoding type II toxin-antitoxin system Phd/YefM family antitoxin, producing the protein MKYLNVQEVNPSLAAIVNEVSVNQSEIVITRNGIPLAKIVPYTASRIKHYPLRGMPIKISADFDEPMSDLWEALSE
- the polA gene encoding DNA polymerase I; this encodes MTSSAQNHPTFLLVDGHSLAFRAFYAFGKQPEGGLRTSTGIPTSICFGFLKALIEMLDREKPAAVAIAFDLAVPTFRHEIDDTYKANRSETPESFIPDMQNLQRVLAAMNLPAITQAGFEADDVLGTLSQAASAEGYTVKILSGDRDLFQLIDIDKRISVLNIGQKDKIVEYHADQVKERLGVLPTQVVDYKALCGDASDNIPGVRGIGEKTAIKLIEEYGSLENVLAAIPKMKGAIKTKLEQGIEAAKHSQFMATIKTDVPLPMAIADCELTGFDTAEVIPLLEELELKAFVNRVDQIHAKLSGNFEKKPSISAPVSKSKETNTDSSQNQDNNEDEELWFDFAKQEADQAIAASASLKLDVQIIDAIAKLEQLVETLRSTKQPVAWDTETSALNPFEAELVGIGCCWGDSISEVAYIPLSHSEGQNLKWEEVREILRPILEDVSHPKYLQNAKFDRLMFKAAGIELAGVVFDTMIASYVIDPEASHKLDDMAMDLLQIRTVSYKTLVGKRKSIAEIAIPLVAQYCGMDTYLTYHLVPILQAQLTAIPELWDLFQNVEMALEPILAEMEWRGIRIDREFLSAFSLELEKDLDALAIAAYAQAGKEFNLNSPKQLSEILLDKLGGKFEKASRKSKTGFSTDVTVLNKLEGEPLIDTILENRTLAKLKSTYVDALPSLIQPKTGRVHTDFNQTVASTGRLSSSNPNLQNIPIRTAFSKRIRAGFLPKEDWILMAADYSQIELRILAHLSQEPELMRAFNAGEDVHTVTAQLLLEKEEVTSDERRLAKIINYGVIYGMGAQKFSRDIGVPVKVAKQFIDKFNQRYEKISSYMQSVEAEAERDGYVKTILGRRRYFRGLSQIGGYQKAALLRSAVNAPIQGTSADIIKVAMLRVNELLSGYQAKLLLQVHDELVFEVPPDEVSELQPKIKAAMESALELSVKLEVDIHTGKNWMEAK
- a CDS encoding TMEM175 family protein; this translates as MNKGRLEAFSDGVIAIIITIMVLELKVPHEVDLAALRPLIPVFLSYVLSFIYLGIYWNNHHHMLQAVRQVNGNILWANMHLLFWLSLIPFVTAWTGESLFATVPVAVYGVVLLMSGLAYYILSRVLVSYHGKESTLAIAIGRDFKGKISIVIYAVAVLLSLVNSWLAFLLYVSVAIMWLIPDRRIEKTMSS
- a CDS encoding DUF1186 domain-containing protein, which translates into the protein MNIDEILAGFEIYDGEYKHEHVEAALSHKEEITPHLIGILEKVREDPQKYAEDVDYFSYTYALMLLGHFKEPKAHQVIVDLFSLPDPLPDDLFGDTTTEDLPVILLRTCGGSLEGIKSLILNKNAYEFSRGSALTAMVYAVVEGLITREDALAFFGGLLTGDEAPEGSCFHSQLVCDICDLYPEELMDQIKEAFDRGLIEEMWIDLETIQKILEEDDVEKCFARLRENLSRKSLDDFHESMSWWACFNPEEIEEPVFSKPYTPQFWEQPKTKSKKKKAFWEL